One region of Zerene cesonia ecotype Mississippi chromosome 15, Zerene_cesonia_1.1, whole genome shotgun sequence genomic DNA includes:
- the LOC119832490 gene encoding probable tubulin polyglutamylase TTLL1, whose protein sequence is MNADTKKLISNQYGRVNVQPIERCRVNFCTDLEKSVLMSNFERRGWNQVGPDDEWNFYWASTQTCRNLFSVESGYRMNDNQIINHFPNHYELSRKDLLVKNIKRYRKELEREGSPLAEKAEVTLHGGQVVNRYVHLDFIPVTFVLPADYNMFVEEYRKSPQSTWIMKPCGKSQGTGIFLINKLSKLKKWSREAKAPFHPQLSKESYVISRYIDNPLLIGGKKFDLRLYVLVTSFRPLKAYMFQLGFCRFCTVKYDTSVTELDNMYVHLTNVSVQKHGGDYNNIHGGKMSVENLRLYLEGTKGRAVTEKLFAAMQWLIVHSLKAVSSVMANDRHCFECYGYDIIIDNLLKPWLVEVNASPSLTSTTVNDRIMKYKLIDNILSVVLPPDGIPDVRWNKVPSPEALGNFDLLIDEELLEKEESNSSGRMIKSHKNRS, encoded by the coding sequence ATGAACGCGGATACTAAGAAACTAATATCAAATCAGTATGGAAGGGTAAACGTTCAACCGATTGAAAGATGCAGAGTTAATTTCTGCACGGACTTAGAAAAGTCAGTTCTAATGAGTAACTTTGAGAGACGTGGCTGGAATCAAGTCGGACCAGACGACGAATGGAACTTTTACTGGGCGTCGACACAGACTTGTAGAAATCTTTTCAGTGTTGAAAGCGGATATCGCATGAACGACAACCAGATTATCAATCACTTTCCTAACCACTACGAACTATCAAGAAAGGATTTATTAGTGAAAAATATCAAGAGATATAGAAAAGAATTGGAAAGAGAAGGCAGCCCATTAGCAGAAAAAGCAGAAGTGACCCTACATGGTGGACAAGTGGTAAACAGATATGTTCATCTAGATTTTATTCCGGTTACGTTTGTCCTCCCTGCTGACTACAATATGTTTGTTGAAGAATACCGCAAGTCGCCTCAAAGTACTTGGATTATGAAGCCTTGTGGCAAGTCCCAAGGTACGGGAATTTTCCTTATAAACAAACTCTCAAAGTTAAAGAAATGGTCTCGCGAGGCCAAAGCTCCATTTCATCCACAACTTAGCAAAGAAAGCTACGTGATATCGCGCTATATCGACAACCCATTGCTTATCGGCGGAAAGAAGTTTGATTTGCGTTTATATGTTTTGGTAACATCGTTCCGACCCCTAAAGGCGTATATGTTCCAGTTGGGTTTTTGTCGTTTTTGTACTGTTAAATACGATACGAGTGTGACAGAACTTGATAATATGTATGTGCATTTGACGAATGTGAGTGTGCAAAAACATGGAggtgattataataatatacatggCGGGAAAATGAGCGTTGAAAACTTGCGCTTGTATTTAGAGGGAACGAAAGGAAGAGCAGTTACGGAGAAATTGTTTGCAGCTATGCAGTGGCTTATTGTTCATTCTTTAAAAGCTGTTTCGTCTGTTATGGCGAACGATCGACATTGCTTCGAGTGTTATggatatgatataataatagacaATCTTTTAAAGCCTTGGTTAGTGGAGGTCAACGCGTCCCCTTCATTAACATCAACTACAGTTAATGATAGAATAATGAAGTACAAATTAATAGACAATATTCTCTCCGTGGTTTTGCCACCGGATGGTATACCTGATGTGCGTTGGAATAAAGTGCCGAGTCCAGAAGCACTCGGAAACTTTGACTTGCTTATTGATGaagaattattagaaaaagaaGAATCGAACAGTTCTGGGCGCATGATTAAAAGCCATAAGAATAGAAGTTga
- the LOC119832491 gene encoding probable tubulin polyglutamylase TTLL1, whose translation MATTKQPFSMYGKIINLRDKNQLRFCTDFDKSIVINSFQRRGWKEVNPQSDWNIYWSNTISCRNIFHLESGYRLNDNQLINHFPNHYELVRKDLLVKNIKRYRKELEKECNPLADKTKIQLPDGKVISRYLYLDFIPTTYILPTDYNIFLEEYKKSPQTTWILKPCGKSQGAGIFLINKLSKLKKWSRESKRYLQHQLTSKDTYVISRYIDNPLLIGGKKFDLRIYVLVTSFRPLKAYMFRNGFCRFCSLKYDTSLTELNNMYIHLTNVSVQKHGGDYNRHHGGKMGIQNLKLFLQGTRGRAVTEQLFEQIQWLIVHSLKAVAPIMINDRHCFECYGYDIIIDNNLKPWLIEVNASPSMTGTTINDRILKYNLIENLLSVVLPPNGIPDTRWNKCPSSEALGDFEILINEDFLHKDTEKDLYQDSKNVMRK comes from the coding sequence ATGGCAACTACAAAACAACCCTTCAGTATGTatggtaaaattataaatctacgGGACAAAAATCAATTACGGTTTTGTACAGATTTCGATAAATCTATTGTAATTAACAGCTTTCAAAGAAGGGGTTGGAAGGAAGTGAACCCCCAAAGTGATTGGAATATATATTGGTCCAATACAATCAGTTGCAGAAACATTTTCCATTTAGAAAGTGGCTACAGGTTAAATGACAATCAGCTAATTAACCACTTTCCAAATCATTATGAATTAGTACGCAAAGATTTGctcgtaaaaaatataaaacgttacAGGAAAGAATTGGAAAAAGAATGCAACCCTCTTGCCGATAAAACCAAAATACAACTCCCCGATGGCAAGGTCATCAGccgctatttatatttagatttcatTCCCACGACATACATTTTACCTACGGATTACAATATATTCCTCGAAGAATATAAGAAATCACCACAAACAACGTGGATTCTGAAGCCTTGCGGTAAATCTCAGGGAGCtggaatatttttgataaataaactatCGAAATTGAAGAAATGGTCCCGGGAATCAAAAAGATACTTACAACATCAACTTACCAGCAAAGATACATATGTTATATCACGGTACATAGATAATCCGCTTTTGATCGGGGGAAAGAAATTCGATTTGAGGATTTACGTTCTTGTTACATCTTTTCGCCCTTTAAAAGCTTACATGTTTCGGAACGGATTTTGTAGATTCTGTTCGTTGAAATACGACACGAGCTTAACAGAACtcaataatatgtacattcaTTTGACAAACGTTAGTGTTCAAAAGCATGGAGGAGATTACAATAGACACCACGGTGGCAAAATGGGAATACAGAATTTAAAGCTCTTCTTGCAAGGAACTCGCGGTCGAGCAGTCACCGAGCAACTTTTCGAACAGATACAATGGTTAATAGTGCATTCTTTGAAAGCAGTAGCTCCTATAATGATTAACGATCGACACTGTTTTGAATGCTATGGCTATGATATCATAATTGACAATAATTTGAAACCGTGGCTCATCGAAGTCAATGCGTCGCCATCAATGACTGGAACGACTATTAATGATagaatattgaaatacaatttaatcgaGAACCTGTTGTCCGTAGTCTTGCCACCAAATGGAATTCCCGATACGCGTTGGAATAAATGTCCTAGTTCTGAAGCATTGGGTGATTTTGAAATACTCATAAATGAAGATTTTCTGCATAAAGATACAGAGAAGGATTTATATCAAGATTCTAAAAATGTAATGaggaaataa
- the LOC119832572 gene encoding probable tubulin polyglutamylase TTLL1 — MALENKKNLPTAHNKHLMPTPEREKRVTYCTDLEKSVIMTNFERRGWVQVGPEDEWNFYWSFTQNCRNIFSIESGYRMNDNQMINHFPNHYELSRKDLLVKNIKRYRKELEREGNPLAEKTEVTLPNGQIVTRYIHLDFIPVTYVLPADYNMFVEEYRKSPQSTWIMKPCGKSQGAGIFLINKLSKLKKWSREAKTPLHPQLSSKECYVISRYIDNPLLIGGKKFDLRLYVLVTSFRPLKAYLFQHGFCRFCTVKYDTSVTELDNMYVHLTNVSVQKHGGDYNSLHGGKMSIQNFRLYLQGTRGRSVTEKLFAEIHWLIVHSLKAVAPVMANDRHCFECYGYDIIIDSALKPWLIEVNASPSLQSTTHNDRILKYKLIDNIVSVVVPSGGIPDARWNKIPSEEALGDFEVLIDEELIEREDMNSRYNKYHRFKQ; from the coding sequence ATGGCTCtggagaataaaaaaaacttgccaACCGCTCACAACAAACACCTGATGCCAACGCCCGAAAGGGAGAAAAGAGTCACTTATTGCACGGATTTAGAAAAATCAGTAATCATGACCAACTTCGAACGACGGGGTTGGGTCCAAGTAGGCCCCGAAGATGAATGGAATTTCTATTGGTCTTTTACACAAAATTGTCGCAATATATTCAGCATCGAAAGTGGATACAGAATGAATGACAACCAAATGATAAACCATTTTCCAAACCACTACGAATTGTCAAGAAAAGATTTGTTGGTAAAAAACATTAAGCGGTACCGAAAAGAACTGGAACGTGAAGGAAATCCTTTAGCCGAGAAAACAGAGGTCACTCTACCGAACGGACAAATTGTTACACGTTACATCCACTTAGACTTTATACCCGTTACTTACGTTTTGCCGGCGGACTATAACATGTTTGTAGAGGAATATAGAAAGTCCCCGCAAAGTACGTGGATTATGAAACCCTGTGGCAAATCTCAAGGGGCCGGAATTTTCTTGATAAATAAGCTATCAAAACTCAAGAAATGGTCTCGCGAGGCGAAAACTCCCTTACATCCACAGCTGAGTAGTAAAGAATGCTATGTTATTTCACGTTATATTGATAACCCCCTTTTGATCGGAGGTAAAAAATTTGACTTGCGGTTGTACGTTTTGGTGACATCGTTTCGCCCACTGAAAGCCTATTTGTTTCAACACGGTTTTTGTAGATTTTGCACTGTGAAATACGACACAAGCGTCACTGAATTggataatatgtatgtacatttaaCAAATGTCAGTGTGCAGAAACACGGTGGGGATTACAACAGTCTACACGGTGGCAAAATGAGCATACAAAATTTCCGTTTGTACTTACAAGGGACGCGTGGCCGATCTGTGACAGAAAAGCTATTTGCTGAAATACATTGGCTTATTGTGCACTCTCTTAAAGCAGTCGCCCCTGTGATGGCCAATGATCGACATTGCTTTGAGTGTTACGGATATGACATCATTATTGACAGTGCATTAAAACCATGGTTGATCGAAGTGAATGCATCCCCCTCCTTGCAATCTACGACTCACAATGATAGAATTTTAAAGTACAAACTAATTGACAATATCGTATCAGTCGTTGTGCCTTCCGGCGGTATCCCAGATGCAAGGTGGAATAAAATACCTTCCGAAGAAGCGTTAGGAGATTTCGAAGTCTTAATTGATGAGGAGCTTATTGAAAGGGAAGATATGAATTCGCGCTACAATAAGTATCATCGATTCAAACAAtag